TTTTAGTGATATTTTTACTATTTAACACAGGGTGGGTATATGAAATTTCAAAAGATCCTTTGCCAGGTTCAGTTTCATTGAGTACTTACAGCGTTAACTTTCCGGTCTTCAATAATCAAGAAGTCTTAGCTGGTAATTGGTGGAGTGAAAAGAAAACTAATGATAATTATAACATATACTCTGATTTTTATAGATATGAATTACCTGGCAGTTTTCAGTGGGCTAAATCGGTTTTCATTTATAATGACAGTTTTTTAACCGTGCCCGAAAATTCATACATATTCTTAGGATCGTGGAATATCATAAATGATAAAATATATATACATTTTGCTGCTCCAGAAGTGGGGCCGCATTATATTAAACTAGGAAGAATTGTGGATGGTAAAAATAAGATTTATGAAAATGGTGGTGCCGCTATATGGCGATAAAATCTGATGTTATGATCCATTATATCTTATTGAAATTATTGATTAAAAATGGAATAGCAGTCGATATAAAATTCTTTTAATAGAAATCCCCATTTAATTAGAAATTTTTAAGTATCCATTATATAGAAAAAAAGATAAATAATATAGAAAGAGGAATAATTATGGAAACTCAAAGAATACTTGTAACAGGCGGAGCAGGATTCATAGGAACAAATCTTGTAAATGATTTAAGAAGTAGAGGACATGAAGTAATTGCGCTGGACTTATTGCACAATGAAAGAGAAGATTATGTTAGAGCTGATGTTCAAAATTACAGGCAGATTGAGAGAGTCTTTGATAACCATGAATTCGACTATGTATACCACCTTGCGGCAGAATATGGTCGTTGGAATGGTGAAGATTACTATGAGAATCTTTGGGAAACCAATGTCATAGGTACAAAGCATATGATTCGTTTACAGGAGAAATTAAAGTTTAGGATGATTTTTTTCTCTTCTGCTGAAGTATATGGGGATTACACTGGAATAATGAGAGAAGATGTGATGGAAAAGAACTCTATAAAAGATACATATCAAATGAATGATTATGCAATAACCAAATGGGCAGGAGAATTGATGTGTATGAATTCTGCCACAATGTTTGGTACAGAAACTGTTCGTGTCAGACCAGTGAACTGTTATGGGCCTCATGAGCATTACAGCCCTTACAAAGGTTTTATTCCTGTATTTATTTATCATGCGTTATTCAATAAGCCATACACAGTTTATAAGGGTCATAAAAGAATAGTAGATTATGTGGAAGATACAGCAAGAACATTTGCCAACATAATAGACAATTTCATTCCTGGAGAAGCCTATAATGTGGGAAGTAAACAAGAATGGGAACATGATATTAAAGAATACTCGGATATGGTCTTAAAAGCCGTGGGACGGGATGATTCATTAATAACTTATAAAGAAGCAGAAGCATTTACCACTAAAGTAAAAACAATGGACTTTTCAAAAGCCATAAAGGACCTGAAACATGATCCTAAAGTTCCTCCAGAAGAAGGGATTAAAAAAACAGTAGAATGGATGAAATGGTTTTACAGGTTAGATTGAGGGAGTAATCTTATTAATGGAGTTTATATATAGTAATATAGATAAAAATAAATCAAGACTATGGGGAATATATTATGAGTTTATTTAGTGAGTATGAAGAGGAAACTGTTTTAGTTACAGGTGGAGCAGGATGTGTTGGTAGCAACTTGTCCCGTAAAATTGCAGAATTAAATGCAGAGAGAGTAATAATATTAGATAACTTATCATCTGCCTATGAATGGAATATACCCAAATTAGATAACATTGAATTTATAAACGGAGATATTCTCGATGATAGAGTCTTAAAAAGGGTTTTTAAGGAAAGGCCAGACTATGTATTTCATTTAGCTGCACATTTTGCTAACCAGAATAGTGTGGACAATCCTGAAAAAGATTTAATGGTTAATGGAATTGGAATTTTAAAAGTCTTACAATATGCAGAGTTAACAGGAGTAAAAAGGTTTGTTTACTCGTCTTCTGGCTGCGGTGTTTATGGTCTGGATTCTAAAATGCCTTTTGAGGAACATGATATATCCATAAATCTCCACACACCATACCAAGTTACAAAATTACTCGGAGAACTCTACACTAATTACTTCCATAATTTATATGATTTACCAATTGTTAATGCAAGATTTTTTAATGTTTTCGGCCCTGGTGAAGTGCCTGGGAAGTATCGTAATGTTATTCCAAATTTCTTTTACTGGGCGATGAGTGGAAACTCACTACCAATAACTGGGGACGGATCAGAAACTCGTGACTGGACTTATGTCGATGATATAGTAAATGGATTGCTTGCGATGGGTATAAAAGAAGAAGCCATAGGGGAAGCTATAAATTTGGGTTCAGGAAACGATCACCAAGTTATAGAAATGGCTAACATTGTGAACAAATTATCTGGTAACAAGGAAGGCATTGCATACGTGGCACGCCGAAACTGGGATGCAAAAACAAAGCTTCTTTCGTCCATTGAAAAAGCAAATAAGTTACTGGATTATAAACCTAAAATGGAATTTGAAACAGGATTAAAGAAAACTCACCAATGGTTTGCGAAAAACTGGGAAAACATAGAAAAAAGCGCAGAATTCGACTACTAATAAGTTCGGATGGCCAATTTATTTATAAAATGAGATTCATGGGAAATAAAATCATAGGTTCATAACAATTATTTACATTTAAATCCTTTTTAAAATTTATTTTTTTACTAATTTTATAACTTGCTTAATAAGGAGCATATCTTCTTCATCCAAAATTTTGAAAACGTATAATACTCCAAAATACAGTATTACAGCCGAAATCATCGCAATAATCCAGTTGAATGACTCAAAGTGCCATAAAAATATTCCCATAAATATGCTTGCAGCAATAATCTTTGTCATATCTTTTAAGAATTTTTTTAGAGGGATGCCATATCCGATTTTATAACTTACTGCAAATAATGTGGTCATAAGAATCAATTCTGTTATTACCGTGGCAAAGCTTGAACCTACATAACTGAATTTAGGAATTAAAATTAAATTAAGAATTATATTTATTAAAACGGTTATAACAGAAATCTTGGTTATTATCAGTTGTTTATTTATAGATTCAAATAGCCTTAAAAATGCTGCAGATGCAAATGTGAGAACAATTGTCCATATTAATATTTGTAAAGCAATAATTGATTGAGTGTATCCTGTTCCAAATATTAAAAGGATTATTTTTTCTGCTAAGATTGTAGTTCCTACTCCTATGGGCAGACCAAGTATTAACATGAATTTAAAAATTTTTTCATAGATTAATTTCAATGAATCACGTGATGAAACATAAAATTGAGACATTACGGGGTAGACAGCTATATTGATGGCTACTGGTATAAATAAAAGGACCATTATCAACCGATAAGCTGCATTATACCATCCTACAACTTCGTTTCCTTGCATGAAAGATAACATTACTGTGTCTATGTATGTGTATAACATGACTAAAATTCCTGTTATTCCAAATGGCCATGCTTCTTTAAGTGTTGGCTTCAAAAATCCAATATCAAACTCTATTTTTGGCAAGAAGAACTTCCAAATGCATATTATGAATGTATAAATGAAAGTAAGTAAGCTTGCAATTAGATAGACAGAAGCGAAACCTACTACGTCCCATTTACTGTATATTGCAATTAAAGTTCCGATTAAAATTATGGTAGCCATTAAAACTGTGCCTATAGCTTGATATTCCATTTTTTCGTATGCTTGAAAAGTTGCATAGAAAATTTGAGAATATGCAATTAAAATATTGTATAAAACAATGAAATAGAGAACATAAGTTATTTCTGGAGAATAATTTTTGAATATAATCATCATCGTTGTAAATAAGAGTATTGATATGGCCAAAAGCACTTTTATAGTAAGTGCATTTCCCAAAAACTTATTGGATAAAGATTTATCTCTTGCAACTTCCCTAACAGTTAATTGGCTGAGTCCAAAATCGGCCACAATACCAAGAATACCTGCAAAACCTAGAGCAAATGAAAGAATTCCAAATCCTTCTGCACCTAGATAATGTGCTGAATACATCACATACAGAAAGCCAAGGGCATAACTTACTATTTGGGATACAAGCAGTAATGTGGTGTTTTTTGCTATTTTGCGTATTTTGGTCATAGGTACCTACTTATTTGATTTTTATACTGAATTTTAAACATTTATAAAATGAGATGATTAAATTTCTAAAGTTTTCCTCTACTTTTAAGCCATGAATAATATTATTTATTTTATTTTAATTCCAAAATATTATTTCAATGAATTTATAATATAATCTTCTGTTATGTATAAAACTATTTGTGAAAATGGATTATATATCATTTGGAATTAGAAATATTTATAAATATTCAAGATTAACAGTCATTTAACTTAAAATTACTATTTTTAATAAAAATTCGATAACATGATGATTAATAACCCGCTAAAAATGAATGATTGGAAATTCAGCCAATTTATTAAATTCGTATTGTTAATACAGGTTTTAATATTAGCTATTGTTGGATTGGAGTTAAATAATATAAACATTCCGATTTTAAGTCAATTTGTAACCTTTCTTTATCTTACATTTATCCCAGGGTTTTTAATTCTTAGAATACTTAAGCTACATAAACTCGGTAACATTGAAACAATTTTATATGCTGTAGGCTTGAGTATCTTAAGTTTAATGCTCATTGGATTTATAATGACCATTTTTTGTCCTTTGATTGGTATTTCTAAGCCAATTACGCTATTTTATTTAGTTATCACTATCAGTTTGTATGTGTTAGCTTTATGTGTTTTAAGTTATTTAAGAGACAGAAATTTTCATGAACTCCATTTTATTGATATTAATGAATATTTTTCTTCAAAATTTTTATTTTTATGCTTACTTCCATTTTTGGCAATATTAGGGTCGTATGCGTTAAATTTTTACAATAATAATCTTATTTCAATGATGCTGTTTGTTTTCATTGGTTTAACACTGGTTTTAGTAATTTTTGATAAAATCCCTGGGAAATTATATTCATTCACTGTTTGGATAATTGCTATTTCTCTTGTTTATGTCAGTTCATTAGTTTCGCCTTATGTATGGGGCTGGGACATCCAAAACGAATATTACCTTGCCAATATAGTAATTCAAAGTTCATATTGGAATTTTTCACTTCAAG
This portion of the Methanobacterium sp. genome encodes:
- a CDS encoding NAD(P)-dependent oxidoreductase, with the translated sequence METQRILVTGGAGFIGTNLVNDLRSRGHEVIALDLLHNEREDYVRADVQNYRQIERVFDNHEFDYVYHLAAEYGRWNGEDYYENLWETNVIGTKHMIRLQEKLKFRMIFFSSAEVYGDYTGIMREDVMEKNSIKDTYQMNDYAITKWAGELMCMNSATMFGTETVRVRPVNCYGPHEHYSPYKGFIPVFIYHALFNKPYTVYKGHKRIVDYVEDTARTFANIIDNFIPGEAYNVGSKQEWEHDIKEYSDMVLKAVGRDDSLITYKEAEAFTTKVKTMDFSKAIKDLKHDPKVPPEEGIKKTVEWMKWFYRLD
- a CDS encoding NAD-dependent epimerase/dehydratase family protein encodes the protein MSLFSEYEEETVLVTGGAGCVGSNLSRKIAELNAERVIILDNLSSAYEWNIPKLDNIEFINGDILDDRVLKRVFKERPDYVFHLAAHFANQNSVDNPEKDLMVNGIGILKVLQYAELTGVKRFVYSSSGCGVYGLDSKMPFEEHDISINLHTPYQVTKLLGELYTNYFHNLYDLPIVNARFFNVFGPGEVPGKYRNVIPNFFYWAMSGNSLPITGDGSETRDWTYVDDIVNGLLAMGIKEEAIGEAINLGSGNDHQVIEMANIVNKLSGNKEGIAYVARRNWDAKTKLLSSIEKANKLLDYKPKMEFETGLKKTHQWFAKNWENIEKSAEFDY
- a CDS encoding flippase produces the protein MTKIRKIAKNTTLLLVSQIVSYALGFLYVMYSAHYLGAEGFGILSFALGFAGILGIVADFGLSQLTVREVARDKSLSNKFLGNALTIKVLLAISILLFTTMMIIFKNYSPEITYVLYFIVLYNILIAYSQIFYATFQAYEKMEYQAIGTVLMATIILIGTLIAIYSKWDVVGFASVYLIASLLTFIYTFIICIWKFFLPKIEFDIGFLKPTLKEAWPFGITGILVMLYTYIDTVMLSFMQGNEVVGWYNAAYRLIMVLLFIPVAINIAVYPVMSQFYVSSRDSLKLIYEKIFKFMLILGLPIGVGTTILAEKIILLIFGTGYTQSIIALQILIWTIVLTFASAAFLRLFESINKQLIITKISVITVLINIILNLILIPKFSYVGSSFATVITELILMTTLFAVSYKIGYGIPLKKFLKDMTKIIAASIFMGIFLWHFESFNWIIAMISAVILYFGVLYVFKILDEEDMLLIKQVIKLVKK